The Cupriavidus nantongensis genome has a segment encoding these proteins:
- a CDS encoding type II toxin-antitoxin system VapC family toxin, with translation MKYLLDANAVIAMLKGEPTMLERLRAHLPSDFGLPAIVAHELFYGAYKSQRAAANLARIEALQFEVVPFDAEDAQHAGEIRAQLEAVGTPIGPYDVLIAGQARARNLILVTHNIREFARVAQLAVDDWHTGR, from the coding sequence ATGAAATATCTGCTCGATGCCAACGCAGTGATAGCAATGCTCAAGGGAGAGCCAACCATGCTTGAACGACTGCGTGCGCACCTGCCGTCCGATTTCGGGCTGCCAGCAATCGTTGCCCATGAACTGTTTTATGGTGCCTACAAGAGTCAGCGGGCGGCTGCGAATCTGGCACGCATCGAAGCGTTGCAGTTCGAGGTGGTACCGTTTGATGCCGAGGACGCTCAGCATGCCGGCGAGATTCGCGCGCAGCTGGAGGCCGTCGGTACGCCGATCGGCCCTTATGACGTCTTGATTGCAGGGCAGGCGCGGGCGCGCAACCTGATTCTCGTGACGCACAATATCCGGGAATTCGCGCGCGTCGCGCAATTGGCAGTCGATGATTGGCATACCGGTCGCTGA
- a CDS encoding efflux RND transporter periplasmic adaptor subunit, whose protein sequence is MADHDLSRLKIDRQAAAAGVRIRPRRRWLRYAAVAVVLLVLAGIAIRLAGPRPVQTATVTSAYPTQNFTLLNATGYVVPQRKAAVASKAQGRLEWLGVLEGSRVKKDEVIARLESKDVAASFAQAQAQVQVAQANLALQQAELKDAEVNLRRSRVLIVPNAISRTQYDADVARFDKARASVNSSRASVVSAQANARAAEVAVEQTVVRAPFDGVVLVKHANVGDNITPFSAAADTKGAIVTIADMETLEVEADVAESNIARIRVDQPCELLLDALPGLRLAGQVSRIVPTVDRSKATVLVKVRFVDRDARVLPDMSAKIAFLSRAATAQDRQPVVAVQPAAIATRDGRQVVYVVRDGKAHEMTVMTGDKLGELVAVQGVKPGDVVVLSPGDQIGDGSRVTTAKP, encoded by the coding sequence GTGGCTGACCACGACCTGTCCAGGCTCAAGATCGACCGGCAAGCCGCCGCGGCCGGCGTCCGTATCCGCCCGCGGCGCCGGTGGTTGCGCTACGCGGCCGTCGCGGTGGTGCTGCTGGTGCTGGCCGGCATTGCCATCCGGCTGGCCGGCCCGCGGCCGGTGCAGACCGCCACCGTGACCTCCGCCTACCCCACGCAGAACTTCACGCTGCTGAACGCCACCGGTTATGTCGTGCCGCAGCGCAAGGCGGCGGTCGCGTCGAAGGCGCAGGGCCGGCTCGAATGGCTGGGCGTGCTCGAGGGCTCGCGCGTGAAGAAGGACGAAGTAATCGCGCGGCTGGAAAGCAAGGACGTGGCCGCGTCGTTCGCGCAGGCGCAGGCGCAGGTCCAGGTGGCGCAGGCCAACCTGGCGCTGCAGCAGGCCGAGCTGAAGGACGCCGAGGTGAACCTGCGCCGCTCCAGGGTGCTGATCGTGCCGAACGCGATCTCGCGCACCCAGTACGATGCCGACGTCGCGCGCTTCGACAAGGCGCGCGCGTCGGTGAACAGCTCGCGCGCGTCGGTGGTGTCGGCGCAGGCCAATGCGCGCGCGGCCGAGGTCGCGGTCGAGCAGACCGTGGTGCGCGCGCCGTTCGACGGCGTGGTACTGGTCAAGCATGCCAACGTGGGCGACAACATCACGCCCTTCTCGGCCGCGGCCGACACCAAGGGTGCGATCGTCACCATCGCCGACATGGAGACGCTGGAGGTCGAAGCCGATGTCGCCGAATCGAATATCGCCAGGATCCGCGTCGACCAGCCCTGCGAGCTGCTGCTCGACGCCCTGCCTGGCCTGCGCCTGGCCGGGCAGGTTTCGCGCATCGTGCCGACGGTGGACCGCTCCAAGGCCACGGTGCTGGTCAAGGTGCGCTTTGTCGACCGCGATGCGCGCGTGCTGCCGGACATGAGCGCCAAGATCGCCTTCCTGTCGCGCGCGGCCACCGCGCAGGACCGCCAGCCGGTGGTCGCGGTGCAGCCGGCCGCGATCGCCACGCGCGACGGCCGCCAGGTGGTCTACGTGGTCAGGGACGGCAAGGCGCACGAGATGACGGTCATGACCGGCGACAAGCTGGGCGAACTGGTGGCCGTGCAGGGCGTCAAGCCCGGCGACGTGGTGGTGCTGTCGCCCGGCGACCAGATCGGCGACGGCAGCCGCGTGACCACGGCCAAGCCATGA
- a CDS encoding SRPBCC family protein, which yields MPSDTDRIERSILIEAPIARVWHALTDADTFGSWFGVRFDGATFAPGERVVGSITYPGYEYLKFDVHVERMETERLLSWRWHPAPLERGRDYSDEPATLVEFTLREVDGGTMLTVVESGFDRIPPERRQEAFRINSGGWDAQVDNIRQHVAGTA from the coding sequence ATGCCTTCCGACACCGACCGCATCGAACGCAGCATCCTGATCGAAGCCCCCATCGCGCGCGTCTGGCACGCGCTGACCGATGCCGATACCTTCGGCAGCTGGTTCGGCGTCCGCTTCGACGGCGCCACCTTTGCCCCCGGCGAGCGCGTGGTGGGCAGCATCACCTATCCGGGTTACGAGTACCTGAAATTCGATGTCCACGTCGAACGCATGGAGACGGAACGGCTGCTGTCGTGGCGCTGGCATCCGGCGCCGCTGGAACGCGGGCGCGATTACTCGGACGAGCCGGCCACGCTGGTGGAATTCACGCTGCGCGAGGTGGACGGCGGGACCATGCTGACCGTGGTCGAGTCCGGCTTTGACCGGATTCCGCCGGAACGCCGCCAGGAAGCGTTCCGTATCAATAGCGGCGGCTGGGATGCGCAGGTCGACAATATCCGCCAGCATGTTGCCGGCACAGCCTGA
- a CDS encoding antitoxin yields MELAKIFRHGGSQAVRLPKDFRFDSTEVRIRRHGAAVILEPVPQDWAWLTPLIGPVDADFESAAVTQPAGQERPGLDVFE; encoded by the coding sequence ATGGAACTCGCGAAAATCTTCCGCCATGGCGGCTCTCAAGCCGTACGGCTGCCCAAAGACTTCCGGTTTGACAGTACGGAGGTCCGGATCCGTCGGCACGGGGCCGCGGTGATCCTGGAACCTGTCCCGCAAGACTGGGCATGGTTGACCCCGCTCATCGGACCGGTTGATGCCGATTTTGAGTCGGCAGCAGTCACCCAACCGGCTGGACAGGAGCGTCCTGGATTGGATGTCTTCGAATGA
- a CDS encoding ArsR/SmtB family transcription factor codes for MLPAQPDTLPDAPGLRQSAAVFAALGDETRLRLVAALCAGGAMSIAQLTAGSAMTRQAVTKHLQVLAQAGLVRDSRAGRERLWQFEPGQLDAARRSLEAIGRQWEFALGKLKLAVEGEH; via the coding sequence ATGTTGCCGGCACAGCCTGATACGCTGCCGGACGCGCCGGGGCTGCGGCAGTCCGCCGCGGTGTTTGCCGCCCTCGGCGATGAAACCCGGCTGCGGCTGGTGGCGGCGCTGTGCGCCGGCGGCGCGATGTCGATCGCGCAGCTGACCGCGGGCAGCGCGATGACGCGGCAGGCGGTGACCAAGCACCTGCAGGTGCTGGCGCAGGCCGGGCTGGTGCGCGACAGCCGCGCCGGTCGCGAGCGCCTGTGGCAGTTCGAGCCCGGCCAGCTCGATGCCGCACGCCGGTCGCTGGAAGCGATCGGGCGGCAATGGGAGTTTGCGCTGGGCAAGCTGAAGCTGGCGGTGGAAGGCGAGCATTAG